One window from the genome of Gadus macrocephalus chromosome 7, ASM3116895v1 encodes:
- the stk10 gene encoding serine/threonine-protein kinase 10, whose product MAFARFSKILRLPTIDIKKRVKQYEHVHRDINPNDLWEIIGELGDGAFGKVYKARNKETQVLAAAKVIDTKSEEELEDYMVEIDILAKCDHHYIVKLLDAFYHENKLWIMIEFCAGGAVDATMLELDRGLIESQIKVVCRQMLEALVYLHQIKIIHRDLKAGNILLTLDGDIKLADFGVSAKNTKTLQRRDSFIGTPYWMAPEVVMCETMKDAPYDYKADIWSLGITLIELAQIEPPHHELNPMRVLLKIAKAEPPSLSHPHRWSPEFRDFVKVSLDKNPESRPTATQLLEHPFVRSVVSNRPLRDLVAEAKAEVMEEIEDNREEGEDEESSELPLAGGKEPCQTSQISSDGDQSPTSTGPATPSTTTPIPSPRKDYKAPAEAVGPAAPVALPRQSPLRDDQGEPADKLPDEVRSESGKSESNVSTKTSSSDSGIEDGKCTPTSDEEKVAVETPETEQPPPLALPRSIAVDVQAPESRVASEEEEQKSGILGNGVSGTTAVIAVVVAPATPTPATPTPATPTPATPTLEMTTPATPTPATPTPATPTTAAPTPGPLVPRETGSPAPAALPHAARGNSKRGSMEEGSSHPNGRTSKRYSDTSSMASDSMGPGKDTISLHPSVDKESRFSSKTLKRTRKFMVDGVEVSVTTSKVIRDDEKKDEESRYFRRQELRELRLLQKEEHRAQAVLNTKLELQTETMTRRFDQEMNAKKKHYDAELESLEKHQKQTIEKMEADHAYKLREESKRIRNEQDRELTRFQETVKHRKKEIKQVVDRLPRSQRKESLKQRMAEFQEKKVTEEQTFLASQKNQLATTMQKIIHCNRHEIAATERECLDKKQRLIRDREAAIWDLSEKSLHERHQLMKQQLKDQYFLQRHQLLKKHEKEQEQMQCYNQRITELLKYRQQQEKNRLPKIQRREAKTRMTLFKGSLRINNTGSQAENRDKVKQFGVQEEKRQKAERLHQQQKHENQMREMIGQCEANIRELQQLQNEKCHLLIENETQRLKSLDEQHGQQLRDWKDQLKPRKKLLEDELELRKKEQEQFFKMAGDPPNPGSPNKLSKFLPYTDSSTM is encoded by the exons GCCAGGAACAAGGAGACACAGGTTCTGGCAGCAGCCAAAGTCATTGACACCAAATCGGAGGAAGAGCTGGAGGACTACATGGTGGAGATTGACATCCTGGCTAAATGTGACCACCACTACATCGTAAAGCTACTCGATGCTTTCTACCATGAAAACAAACTCTGG atcaTGATCGAGTTCTGCGCTGGGGGGGCTGTAGACGCCACCATGCTTG AGCTGGACCGGGGCCTGATCGAGTCCCAGATCAAGGTGGTGTGTCGGCAGATGCTGGAAGCCCTGGTCTATCTCCACCAGATCAAGATCATCCATCGGGACCTCAAGGCGGGCAACATCCTACTGACGCTAGACGGTGACATCAAGCTAG CTGACTTTGGTGTGTCTGCAAAGAACACCAAAACCTTACAAAGGAGGGATTCCTTCATTGGCACACCGTACTG gaTGGCGCCGGAGGTGGTGATGTGCGAGACGATGAAGGACGCGCCATACGACTACAAGGCGGACATCTGGTCCCTGGGCATCACCCTGATCGAGCTGGCCCAGATCGAGCCCCCGCACCACGAGCTCAACCCAATGAGGGTCCTGCTGAAGATAGCCAAGGCCGAGCCCCCCAGCCTGTCCCATCCGCacagatg GTCACCTGAGTTTAGAGACTTTGTGAAGGTCTCCCTGGATAAGAACCCGGAGAGCCGGCCCACGGCCACGCAGCTGCTAGAG cACCCGTTTGTGCGCTCGGTGGTGTCCAACCGGCCTCTGCGGGATCTTGTGGCGGAGGCAAAGGCGGAGGTCATGGAGGAAATCGAGGACAatagagaggaaggagaggacgaGGAGTCCTCTGAGCTGCCCCTG GCCGGCGGAAAGGAGCCCTGCCAGACCAGTCAGATCAGCTCGGACGGGGACCAGTCTCCCACCAGCACCGGGCCCGCCACGCCCAGCACCACCACGcccatcccctcccccaggAAGGACTACAAGGCGCCGGCCGAGGCGGTGGGTCCTGCGGCCCCCGTGGCCCTCCCCCGCCAGAGCCCCCTGCGGGACGACCAGGGGGAGCCGGCCGACAAGCTGCCCGACGAGGTGCGCTCGGAGTCGGGCAAGTCGGAGAGCAACGTCTCCACCAAGACGTCCAGCTCCGACTCCGGCATCGAGGACGGCAAGTGCACGCCCACGTCGGACGAAGAGAAG GTTGCCGTGGAAACCCCGGAGACGGAGCAACCGCCCCCGCTGGCCCTGCCCAGGTCGATCGCCGTGGACGTACAAGCCCCCGAGTCACGGGTggcgagcgaggaggaggagcagaagagcGGCATTCTGGGTAACGGAGTCTCGGGGACAACAGCCGTCATCGCCGTTGTCGTTGCCCCGGCGACGCCCACCCCGGCGACGCCCACCCCGGCGACGCCCACCCCGGCGACGCCCACCCTGGAGATGACCACCCCGGCGACGCCCACCCCGGCGACGCCCACCCCGGCAACACCCACCACGGCGGCGCCCACCCCGGGCCCCCTGGTACCCCGGGAGACGGGCTCTCCGGCCCCGGCCGCCCTGCCCCACGCGGCGCGCGGCAACAGCAAACGGGGGTCGATGGAGGAGGGCTCGTCCCACCCCAACGGCCGCACCAGCAAGCGCTACTCCGACACCAGCAGCATGGCCTCGGACAGCATGGGCCCGGGCAAGGACACCATCTCGCTGCACCCGTCCGTCGACAAG GAATCCCGTTTCTCTAGCAAGACGCTGAAGCGCACTCGCAAGTTCATGGTGGACGGCGTGGAGGTGAGCGTCACCACCTCCAAGGTGATCCGAGACGACGAGAAGAAGGACGAGGAGAGCCGCTACTTCAG gcgCCAGGAGCTGCGGGAGCTGCGCCTCCTGCAGAAGGAGGAGCACCGGGCCCAGGCCGTGCTCAACACCAAGCTGGAGCTGCAGACTGAGACGATGACGCGGCGCTTCGACCAGGAGATGAAC GCCAAGAAGAAGCACTATGACGCGGAGCTGGAGAGCCTGGAGAAGCACCAGAAGCAGACCATCGAGAAGATGGAGGCGGACCACGCCTACAAGCTGCGTGAGGAGAGCAAGCGCATCCGCAACGAGCAGGACCGCGAGCTCACCCGCTTCCAGGAGACTGTCAAGCATAGGaagaaagag ATCAAACAAGTCGTGGACAGGCTTCCCAGGAGCCAGCGGAAAGAGTCCCTGAAGCAGCGTATGGCTGAGTTCCAGGAGAAGAAAGTGACAGAG GAGCAGACCTTCCTGGCCTCTCAGAAGAACCAACTGGCCACCACTATGCAGAAAATCATCCACTGCAACCGCCATGAGATCGCAGCCACGGAGCGCGAGTGCCTGGACAAGAAGCAGCGTCTCATCAGGG ACCGCGAGGCGGCCATCTGGGACCTGTCCGAGAAGAGCCTCCATGAGAGGCACCAGCTGATGAAGCAGCAGCTCAAAGACCAGTACTTCCTCCAGAGACACCAGCTGCTCAAGAAGCACGAGAAG GAGCAAGAGCAGATGCAGTGCTACAACCAGCGCATCACGGAGCTGCTGAAGTACCGGCAGCAGCAGGAGAAGAACCGGCTGCCCAAGATCCAGCGGCGGGAGGCCAAGACGCGCATGACCCTGTTCAAGGGAAGCCTCCGCATCAACAACACGGGCAGCCAGGCGGAGAACCGGGACAAGGTCAAGCag TTTGGCGTGCAGGAGGAGAAGCGTCAGAAGGCGGAGCGTCTGCACCAGCAGCAGAAGCATGAGAACCAGATGAGGGAGATGATTGGTCAGTGTGAGGCTAACATCAGAgagctgcagcagctgcag aacgaGAAGTGCCACCTGCTGATTGAGAACGAGACCCAGCGGCTGAAGTCTCTGGACGAGCAGCACGGGCAGCAGCTGAGGGACTGGAAGGACCAGCTGAAGCCCCGCAAGAAG ctccTAGAGGATGAGCTGGAGCTGaggaagaaggagcaggagcagtTCTTCAAGATGGCCGGGGACCCTCCCAACCCTGGCTCCCCCAACAAGCTGTCCAAGTTCCTGCCCTACACAGACTCCTCCACCATGTGA